One segment of Candidatus Bathyarchaeota archaeon DNA contains the following:
- a CDS encoding 2-oxoacid:ferredoxin oxidoreductase subunit beta — translation MALDIKSYKTDVYVDWCPGCGNFGILMALQGALAELGLEPHQVVLVSGIGCSGKTPHFVNAYGVHTLHGRLLPFAVGIKLANPELEVIAIGGDGDGLGIGAGHFVNTGRRNIDMTYLFHNNGVYGLTKGQASPTLGLGLRTKSLARPNINQALNPIAISLMTGYTFVARSYAFDFRHLKETIKEGIKHRGMAFIEILQPCPTYNDITTKEWYSGEDRRDPETGKPRPRIYRLEETGYDPIVREPEEAPEKLSAALIKSGEWGDRIPIGVFYKSDASATYEERIVQRIPTYLDHPPAKQRISDEKGKPTADIEALFEEFKVS, via the coding sequence ATGGCCCTTGACATCAAGAGTTATAAAACAGATGTCTATGTGGACTGGTGCCCGGGCTGTGGGAATTTCGGGATTCTCATGGCCCTCCAGGGAGCCCTCGCAGAGCTAGGTCTAGAGCCCCACCAGGTAGTTCTCGTCTCGGGTATAGGCTGTTCTGGAAAGACACCCCACTTCGTCAATGCATATGGTGTCCACACCCTCCACGGCAGGCTTCTCCCCTTCGCAGTAGGCATTAAACTGGCCAACCCCGAACTCGAGGTTATAGCTATAGGAGGGGATGGGGATGGCCTTGGGATAGGGGCTGGTCACTTCGTGAACACGGGAAGGAGAAACATAGACATGACATATCTATTCCATAATAACGGGGTCTACGGGTTGACGAAGGGGCAGGCATCCCCCACGCTGGGGCTGGGGTTGAGAACTAAGTCCCTAGCGAGGCCCAATATAAATCAGGCCCTCAATCCTATCGCCATATCCCTTATGACGGGATACACGTTCGTAGCCCGATCCTATGCCTTCGATTTCAGACACCTCAAGGAGACGATAAAGGAGGGAATAAAGCATAGAGGGATGGCCTTTATAGAGATCCTCCAGCCGTGTCCAACTTATAATGATATAACAACAAAGGAATGGTATAGCGGGGAGGATAGGAGGGATCCAGAGACAGGCAAGCCAAGACCTAGAATCTATAGACTTGAGGAGACAGGATATGACCCCATTGTGAGGGAGCCCGAGGAGGCTCCGGAGAAGCTCTCAGCAGCCCTCATAAAATCAGGTGAGTGGGGAGATAGGATACCCATAGGAGTATTCTATAAGAGCGATGCTTCGGCGACTTACGAGGAGCGCATCGTCCAGAGGATACCCACTTACCTAGATCATCCTCCAGCTAAACAGAGGATAAGTGATGAGAAAGGCAAACCCACAGCCGATATTGAGGCCCTATTCGAAGAATTTAAGGTGTCTTGA
- a CDS encoding CBS domain-containing protein: protein MVTLRELASSEIRGLIHPHKTVFSSKDTASKVLGELKETGRYEAVVRSDGKIGLVTVRDLLGVDQPEQTRIDRIWRITGSISPSMVMVEFARLLIRNNIRAMPVAEDGEILGCVSQVDVMGALTNAEELRGVQVKGLMRRPVDSLDVNERISLARRIMLERGFSHIPIVEYGRLVGIVTAETIVHHFITPIPRPTRGERIGERVERFPGVVGGIMDIHPLTAGAEASVLEVIRGLISQRKSACIIVDEERTILGIVTPRELLAPLAGMVKEEDPPVYIIGVSDEDFFEREIAEEKVRRVVKRGMRMHPHINEISIRVRRFEEEGSRRRYELKARILSPTEQYNAEAVDWNLMTAFDKLCDRIDRLLSGFKHEPRRIRARRTTPSLRG from the coding sequence ATGGTGACCTTAAGAGAGCTGGCATCTTCTGAGATAAGGGGACTCATTCACCCCCATAAAACCGTCTTCTCCTCTAAAGATACGGCCTCCAAGGTCCTCGGGGAATTGAAAGAGACGGGAAGATATGAGGCGGTAGTCAGGTCGGATGGAAAGATTGGGCTTGTTACTGTGAGAGATCTCCTCGGAGTCGACCAGCCCGAGCAGACCAGAATAGACAGGATATGGAGGATCACGGGGTCGATCTCGCCATCCATGGTGATGGTGGAGTTTGCCAGGTTGTTGATAAGAAACAATATACGCGCCATGCCGGTTGCTGAGGATGGGGAGATTCTTGGATGCGTCTCCCAGGTAGATGTGATGGGCGCCCTTACCAACGCGGAGGAGCTTAGAGGGGTTCAGGTGAAGGGGCTGATGAGGAGGCCCGTCGACTCGCTGGATGTGAACGAGAGGATCTCCCTGGCACGGAGGATCATGCTGGAGAGGGGGTTTAGCCATATACCAATAGTCGAGTATGGTAGGCTGGTGGGCATTGTCACTGCCGAGACCATAGTGCACCACTTCATAACCCCAATCCCAAGGCCTACAAGAGGGGAGAGGATAGGGGAGAGGGTTGAGAGGTTCCCAGGAGTTGTTGGGGGAATAATGGACATACACCCTCTTACCGCCGGGGCGGAGGCATCTGTCCTCGAGGTAATACGCGGCCTCATAAGCCAGAGGAAGAGTGCCTGCATCATCGTCGACGAGGAGAGAACGATTCTTGGGATTGTGACCCCTAGGGAGCTTCTGGCGCCACTGGCCGGAATGGTGAAGGAGGAGGATCCTCCAGTATACATCATAGGGGTCTCGGATGAGGATTTTTTCGAGAGGGAGATCGCAGAAGAGAAGGTTAGGAGGGTTGTTAAGAGAGGTATGAGGATGCACCCCCATATAAATGAGATCTCGATAAGGGTGAGAAGGTTTGAGGAGGAGGGGAGTAGAAGGAGGTATGAGTTAAAGGCTAGGATCCTGAGCCCCACAGAGCAGTACAATGCTGAGGCTGTGGACTGGAACCTTATGACCGCCTTCGACAAACTATGCGACAGGATCGATAGATTACTCTCCGGCTTCAAACACGAACCCAGGAGGATAAGGGCGAGGAGGACCACCCCAAGTTTAAGGGGTTAA
- a CDS encoding acyl-CoA carboxylase subunit beta has product MADETLDELRDRREELRRIALEASESQHKRGKLSAWERVERLLDPGSFVELDRFVEHRVTSFGMEGRRRSGDGVVTGFGSIDGRRVFVYSQDFSFMGGSLGEMHAKKICQVLDLALEVGAPVIGFHDSGGARIQEGVASLAGYGEIFRRNVAASGVIPQIAVIAGPTAGGATYSPALMDFIIMVRGISTMFVTGPRVVKEVTGEEVDEQGLGGAEVHSTLSGVASLVVDSEEDCFTAIRRLLGYLPQNNLGDPPIYEALEPEVPSLGGIIPEDPRRSYDVRTLISGVFDGGSFFEIQPAYAENVVVGFARLMGRSVGVVASQPRVMAGCMSIDSSDKVARFVATCDAFNIPIITFQDVPGYLPGLDQERGGIIRHGAKVIYAYAEATVPKITIILRKSYGGAYIALGSKHLGADIVYALPSAEIAVLGAEAAVEILYRRELAEDPNRRGELVDRYRREFLNPYQAARLGYVDDVIEPDEIRERLISGLSFLSGKRVRPHPGKRHGNMPM; this is encoded by the coding sequence TTGGCCGATGAGACTCTCGATGAGCTGAGAGATAGGAGGGAGGAGCTGAGGAGGATCGCTTTAGAGGCCTCGGAGAGCCAGCACAAGAGGGGTAAACTATCTGCGTGGGAGCGTGTGGAGAGGCTCCTCGATCCGGGGAGCTTCGTCGAGCTGGATAGATTCGTTGAGCATAGGGTTACATCCTTCGGCATGGAGGGCAGGAGGAGGAGTGGGGATGGTGTGGTGACGGGCTTCGGTTCCATCGACGGAAGGAGGGTATTCGTCTACTCCCAGGACTTCAGCTTCATGGGCGGCTCCCTGGGTGAGATGCATGCGAAGAAGATCTGCCAGGTCCTCGACCTTGCCCTTGAGGTGGGAGCCCCAGTAATAGGTTTCCACGACTCCGGTGGAGCGAGGATCCAAGAGGGTGTCGCCTCACTCGCGGGATATGGGGAGATATTCAGGAGGAATGTTGCCGCCTCCGGCGTTATCCCCCAGATAGCTGTGATAGCTGGGCCCACAGCCGGGGGCGCCACTTACTCCCCCGCCCTGATGGACTTCATAATAATGGTCAGGGGGATAAGCACGATGTTCGTGACCGGCCCTAGGGTTGTCAAGGAGGTCACAGGAGAGGAGGTCGACGAGCAGGGCCTCGGAGGGGCCGAGGTCCACTCCACCCTAAGCGGAGTCGCCTCCCTCGTAGTGGACTCGGAGGAGGACTGCTTCACCGCAATACGCCGCCTCCTAGGATATTTACCTCAGAATAACCTAGGGGACCCACCCATCTACGAGGCCCTGGAGCCCGAGGTTCCAAGCCTCGGGGGTATCATCCCAGAGGATCCTAGGAGGTCCTACGATGTGAGGACTCTAATTTCTGGGGTCTTCGACGGTGGCAGCTTCTTCGAGATCCAGCCAGCATACGCCGAGAACGTGGTCGTCGGGTTCGCGAGGCTAATGGGGAGGAGTGTTGGTGTGGTCGCCTCCCAACCGAGGGTTATGGCCGGATGTATGAGCATAGACTCATCAGATAAGGTGGCTAGATTCGTGGCAACCTGCGACGCATTCAACATACCGATAATAACCTTCCAGGATGTGCCCGGATATCTCCCTGGGCTTGACCAGGAGAGGGGTGGAATAATCCGGCATGGGGCGAAGGTCATATATGCTTACGCGGAGGCTACTGTTCCTAAGATAACCATAATCCTTCGAAAATCCTATGGCGGGGCGTATATAGCCCTGGGGAGCAAACATCTGGGCGCTGATATTGTTTACGCACTGCCCAGCGCCGAGATAGCGGTTTTAGGGGCTGAGGCCGCTGTCGAGATCCTCTATAGGCGGGAGCTTGCAGAAGATCCCAATAGGAGGGGGGAGCTTGTAGACAGGTATAGGAGGGAGTTCTTGAACCCCTATCAGGCAGCTAGACTTGGATATGTCGATGATGTCATAGAGCCGGATGAGATCAGGGAGAGGCTTATCTCGGGCCTCTCATTCCTTAGCGGTAAGAGGGTTAGACCTCATCCAGGTAAGAGGCACGGTAATATGCCGATGTGA
- a CDS encoding 2-oxoacid:acceptor oxidoreductase subunit alpha, which produces MAGGPQGSGVDTAATIFSRACGYGGLHLYGKREYHSNIKGLHSYFHIRVSPREVLANVNDVDLLAAFDHETVARHFDEVSPGGGLILDAEGIEKSVFDMPTLPKEFKEELEARLKDRGIGGTVQDLIEEVERRGGKIFPFSYMELLRKVSESLGLGLTRVMPMLNVLTIGISFSLLRYDISLVEKAVMSTFSSRPKIAEMNILALREAYKYAEKAFPGGLGFSLEKVSTIEERIVLQGHQAIALGKILGGCRMQIYYPITPAGDESWFLESHEVFKTIDGEGSILVVQAEDELAAINIANGAALAGARAATSTSGPGFSLMVEGLGWAGNNEVPVVITYYQRGAPSTGLPTRHGQDDLRFAIHAGHGEFARVVLASGDIKECFYDAAKAFNYAERYQLPVIHLVDKALADSYKTYTLFGVEEYRIDRGKVLDRVDPGEEYRRFRITENGISPRAFLGSRGRVHWYTGDEHNEYGHITEHSSMRTSMVEKRMRKIELIEKEVPLEEKLNFFGDEDSDTIILSWGSPKGAILEALERLRGRGYKIGFLQVRMVHPLPASYVYQTLRDKDTIIDVEMNYSGQLGGIIREKTGIPMSFYVLKYNGRPMTATEVYEALERILMGGAPERQVLTYGP; this is translated from the coding sequence ATGGCGGGGGGACCTCAGGGAAGCGGGGTTGACACGGCAGCCACTATATTCAGTAGGGCATGTGGATACGGGGGCCTCCACCTTTATGGGAAAAGGGAGTATCATTCTAATATCAAGGGTTTACATAGCTACTTCCACATACGGGTCTCACCAAGAGAGGTCCTAGCGAACGTGAATGACGTGGACCTTCTAGCCGCCTTCGACCATGAGACGGTCGCTAGACACTTCGATGAGGTCTCACCTGGGGGAGGCCTCATACTTGATGCAGAGGGGATTGAAAAAAGCGTATTTGACATGCCCACACTGCCTAAAGAGTTCAAGGAGGAGCTTGAAGCCCGGCTTAAGGATAGGGGGATAGGCGGAACGGTTCAGGATCTTATAGAAGAGGTTGAGAGGAGGGGAGGAAAGATCTTTCCTTTTTCATATATGGAACTCCTGAGAAAGGTCTCTGAAAGTTTAGGTTTGGGCCTGACGAGAGTCATGCCCATGCTCAATGTCCTAACTATAGGGATCTCCTTCAGCCTATTGAGATATGATATTAGCCTCGTTGAAAAGGCTGTGATGTCCACCTTCTCGTCGAGGCCTAAGATCGCAGAGATGAATATTCTCGCGCTTAGAGAAGCCTACAAATATGCCGAGAAGGCCTTCCCAGGGGGGCTTGGCTTTAGCCTCGAGAAGGTTAGCACGATAGAGGAGAGGATAGTTCTACAGGGCCATCAGGCTATAGCTCTAGGTAAGATATTAGGCGGCTGTAGGATGCAGATATATTATCCAATCACGCCAGCCGGGGATGAGAGCTGGTTCCTCGAGTCCCACGAGGTCTTTAAGACAATCGACGGGGAGGGTTCCATCCTAGTTGTGCAGGCGGAGGACGAGCTGGCAGCTATAAATATCGCTAATGGAGCGGCCTTAGCCGGTGCTAGGGCCGCCACCTCGACCTCAGGCCCCGGTTTCTCCCTCATGGTTGAGGGCCTAGGCTGGGCCGGGAACAATGAGGTACCGGTGGTTATAACATATTATCAGAGGGGGGCTCCATCCACGGGCCTTCCAACCCGCCACGGACAGGACGACCTCAGATTCGCGATCCATGCAGGGCATGGAGAGTTCGCACGTGTGGTGCTAGCGTCGGGGGACATCAAGGAGTGCTTCTACGACGCGGCGAAAGCCTTCAACTATGCTGAGAGATATCAGCTTCCAGTCATACACCTCGTGGATAAGGCCCTAGCCGACAGCTATAAGACCTACACGTTATTCGGGGTGGAGGAATATAGAATTGATAGGGGGAAGGTTCTAGATCGGGTGGATCCCGGAGAAGAGTATAGACGTTTTAGGATTACAGAGAACGGGATCTCCCCTAGGGCCTTCCTAGGATCCAGAGGAAGAGTCCACTGGTATACTGGAGACGAGCATAACGAGTATGGCCACATAACCGAACACTCATCCATGAGAACCTCGATGGTTGAGAAGAGGATGAGAAAAATCGAGTTGATAGAGAAGGAGGTTCCATTAGAGGAGAAGCTCAACTTCTTCGGGGATGAAGACTCTGACACCATCATACTGAGCTGGGGTTCTCCTAAAGGGGCGATCCTAGAGGCCCTAGAGAGGCTGAGGGGAAGGGGATACAAAATAGGCTTCCTCCAGGTGAGGATGGTCCACCCCCTCCCAGCCTCATATGTATATCAAACCCTAAGAGATAAAGACACCATAATAGATGTCGAGATGAACTACTCAGGCCAGTTAGGGGGCATAATAAGGGAGAAGACAGGTATCCCGATGAGCTTCTATGTACTGAAGTATAACGGGAGACCCATGACCGCTACGGAGGTTTATGAGGCTCTGGAGAGAATACTCATGGGAGGAGCACCTGAAAGGCAGGTGTTGACCTATGGCCCTTGA
- the rimI gene encoding ribosomal protein S18-alanine N-acetyltransferase — translation MKIRPFREDDLEGIIRIERLSFKDPWPWTFFSYMSRKAPDLFLVAEEEGAVLGYVIGELREVMLSGLPHRLKMGHIVNIAVAPERRRSGIGSMLIAEVERRFLERSATRSTLEVRESNSTARSFYKNLGYEETGRVRAYYLDEDAIIMTKNLV, via the coding sequence GTGAAGATCAGGCCTTTCAGGGAGGATGACCTTGAAGGCATTATCAGAATCGAGAGGCTCTCATTTAAGGATCCCTGGCCCTGGACCTTTTTCAGTTATATGTCGAGAAAGGCCCCAGACCTCTTCCTAGTGGCGGAGGAGGAGGGGGCTGTTCTCGGATATGTGATAGGTGAGCTGAGGGAGGTCATGCTCAGCGGTCTGCCACATAGGCTGAAGATGGGCCACATCGTGAACATAGCAGTTGCGCCTGAGAGGAGGAGGAGCGGAATAGGCTCTATGCTCATTGCAGAGGTTGAGAGGAGGTTTCTGGAGAGAAGTGCGACGAGGTCAACCCTTGAGGTCAGGGAATCAAACAGCACTGCACGCTCATTCTATAAGAATCTAGGGTATGAGGAGACTGGTAGGGTTAGGGCCTACTACCTCGACGAGGATGCTATAATTATGACCAAGAACCTCGTTTGA
- a CDS encoding hydroxyacid dehydrogenase: protein METLDEFTVLVTEPIHPDGIRLMEGRGLRVISLQPGFEEKDLFREVVEVDALVTRGGVRVTREAMTTSRRLRAIGVHGVGVDHIDLQAARELGIVVFNTPTALTDTVAEMTIALMLSLMRRIVPADKAVRCGQWNRKYTDLIGTELMGKTVGIIGLGRIGAAVARRLSPFGVKILYYDLQCRRDLESELGVCKVSLDELLKHSDIISIHLPLTPETRGIISKREFDLMKEGVYIVNTARGGIIVQKDLIEALGSGKVSGAALDVFEAEPLELESPLIHMDNVILTPHLGASSTEAMRRMALEVAEGIIKVSRGEKPPNIVVT, encoded by the coding sequence GTGGAAACCTTGGATGAGTTCACCGTATTGGTGACGGAGCCGATACATCCAGACGGGATCAGGCTGATGGAGGGGCGGGGACTGAGGGTGATATCCCTCCAACCCGGCTTCGAAGAGAAGGACCTGTTTAGGGAGGTGGTTGAGGTAGACGCCTTGGTGACAAGGGGAGGGGTGAGGGTAACCAGGGAGGCCATGACGACCTCGAGGAGGCTTAGGGCCATAGGGGTGCACGGCGTGGGCGTAGACCACATAGACCTCCAGGCTGCAAGAGAGCTGGGTATAGTTGTTTTCAACACCCCAACAGCGTTGACTGACACCGTAGCTGAGATGACCATAGCCCTTATGCTGAGCTTGATGAGGAGGATCGTCCCAGCTGATAAGGCGGTCCGCTGTGGACAGTGGAACCGAAAGTATACCGACCTTATCGGAACAGAGCTCATGGGTAAAACGGTCGGAATAATCGGCCTTGGAAGAATAGGGGCTGCTGTGGCTCGAAGGCTAAGCCCCTTTGGGGTGAAGATACTATACTACGACCTCCAGTGTAGAAGGGACCTAGAATCCGAACTTGGGGTCTGCAAGGTCAGCCTCGATGAGCTTCTAAAGCATAGCGACATCATATCCATCCATCTCCCCTTAACCCCAGAGACCCGAGGCATCATCTCCAAGAGGGAGTTTGACCTGATGAAGGAGGGTGTGTACATTGTAAACACAGCGAGGGGGGGAATTATCGTGCAAAAAGACCTAATAGAAGCCTTGGGATCGGGCAAGGTCTCGGGCGCCGCCCTAGACGTATTTGAAGCAGAGCCCTTAGAGTTAGAGAGCCCGCTCATCCATATGGATAACGTTATACTCACACCACACCTGGGAGCCAGCAGCACAGAGGCCATGAGAAGAATGGCCCTTGAGGTAGCAGAGGGCATCATAAAGGTCTCAAGGGGAGAGAAACCCCCAAACATAGTAGTAACATAA
- a CDS encoding inositol-3-phosphate synthase: MIRIAIAGVGNCCSALIQGLYHYGRVGDPLGLLHEAIGSYRASDIQVVAAFDIDRRKVGRDLSEAVFASPNIVPRMVDLPYMGVTVLRGPILDGCGPLTKDLVEVDELEGYSNIPQELRRCEADILINLISGGAEQASRYYAEAALEAGCAFINATPAEIACDDSWAQRFKTAGLPLVGDDLLDQVGATVVHMGILEFLNRRGAHIDESYQLDVGGGLESLDTLGRTRELKRRVKTEAVSSSISYEFPLVSGSTDYVDFLEDKRESFLWVKGRYFSGAEFTMDIKMTTRDAPNAGAVLMDVIRATKLALDRGVGGVVTPISAYGFKRSPRRYPLSEAHRLFERFIEELSGD, translated from the coding sequence TTGATAAGGATAGCTATAGCGGGCGTCGGGAACTGCTGCTCGGCCCTAATCCAGGGCTTATATCACTACGGGAGGGTAGGGGACCCGTTAGGCCTTCTCCATGAGGCTATAGGGAGTTACAGAGCCTCAGATATCCAGGTCGTGGCAGCCTTTGACATCGACCGCAGAAAGGTTGGGAGAGACCTATCCGAGGCCGTGTTCGCAAGCCCAAACATCGTACCCCGCATGGTTGATCTTCCCTATATGGGAGTTACCGTGCTTAGGGGGCCAATCCTTGACGGCTGTGGCCCCCTCACCAAGGACCTTGTAGAGGTTGATGAGCTTGAAGGATATTCAAACATACCTCAAGAGCTTAGGAGATGTGAGGCAGATATACTCATCAACCTGATCTCTGGGGGCGCTGAGCAGGCCTCGAGGTACTACGCAGAAGCTGCCTTAGAGGCTGGATGCGCCTTTATAAATGCAACCCCAGCCGAGATAGCCTGTGACGACTCTTGGGCCCAGAGGTTTAAAACGGCGGGCCTCCCGCTGGTAGGTGACGACCTACTAGACCAGGTTGGAGCGACCGTGGTTCACATGGGTATATTGGAGTTCCTGAACAGGAGAGGTGCCCATATAGATGAGAGCTATCAACTCGATGTAGGTGGGGGGTTGGAATCCCTTGATACACTCGGGAGAACCAGAGAATTAAAGAGGAGAGTTAAGACCGAGGCCGTATCCTCATCGATCTCCTACGAATTCCCGCTGGTCTCCGGCTCAACGGACTATGTTGACTTCTTAGAGGACAAGAGGGAGAGCTTCCTCTGGGTCAAGGGGAGATACTTCTCTGGGGCTGAGTTCACGATGGATATCAAGATGACTACAAGGGATGCTCCTAACGCAGGGGCTGTGCTTATGGATGTGATAAGGGCGACGAAACTGGCCTTGGACAGAGGGGTCGGAGGGGTCGTCACGCCGATCAGCGCCTATGGATTTAAGAGGAGCCCGAGGAGATATCCGCTATCTGAGGCTCACAGGCTCTTCGAGAGATTCATAGAGGAGCTGAGTGGTGACTAG
- a CDS encoding ornithine cyclodeaminase family protein (catalyzes the interconversion of alanine and pyruvate): MTLYLTQEEVRSLLDMRGAIDAVESSFREMGLGNIEMPPRVYLHFEKYNGVMIAMPAYIKTLDAAGLKVVTVHPENPTKHKLPAVIARIILNDPSKGEPLAIMDGTYITAMRTGAAGAVGIKYLARRDAKTAGIIGLGVQGRSQLLGLKEVRDIELVKVYDIIPAAKRAFADLMSKEVGVDILPVDSVREAAEGSDIIITCTPSTKPFLTGEMISEGAHISAIGADTSAKRELDTSVLKKANKIVVDFRDQAFVVGDFAEPLKEGAIRKEDVYAELGEIVTGKKPGRTGEEEITLFKATGLAIQDVGTAFRVYKLAKDRGIGREI; encoded by the coding sequence ATGACCTTATACCTAACCCAGGAAGAGGTTCGATCCCTCCTTGATATGAGGGGAGCGATTGATGCTGTGGAGTCAAGCTTCAGGGAGATGGGGCTTGGAAACATAGAGATGCCTCCTAGGGTATACCTCCACTTCGAGAAGTACAACGGAGTCATGATAGCCATGCCAGCCTACATAAAGACCCTCGACGCCGCTGGACTGAAGGTAGTCACGGTTCACCCCGAGAATCCAACAAAGCACAAACTGCCAGCCGTTATAGCTAGGATAATCCTTAATGACCCATCCAAGGGTGAGCCCCTTGCCATAATGGATGGAACCTATATAACCGCTATGAGGACGGGCGCCGCCGGAGCCGTTGGGATAAAATATCTGGCTAGGAGAGACGCCAAAACCGCCGGGATAATAGGGCTGGGGGTTCAGGGCCGATCTCAGCTCCTCGGCCTGAAGGAGGTGAGAGATATAGAGCTTGTGAAGGTTTATGATATCATACCAGCAGCTAAGAGGGCCTTCGCGGACTTGATGTCCAAGGAGGTTGGAGTAGATATCCTGCCGGTGGACTCGGTTAGAGAGGCCGCGGAGGGCTCTGACATCATCATAACCTGCACCCCCTCAACTAAACCCTTCCTGACGGGGGAGATGATCTCGGAGGGGGCCCATATCTCAGCCATAGGAGCAGACACCTCAGCTAAGAGGGAGCTCGACACGAGCGTCCTGAAGAAGGCCAATAAAATAGTCGTAGACTTCAGGGACCAGGCCTTCGTCGTGGGAGATTTCGCTGAGCCACTTAAGGAGGGCGCCATCAGGAAGGAGGATGTATACGCAGAGCTGGGGGAGATTGTGACCGGAAAGAAGCCGGGGAGAACTGGTGAGGAGGAGATCACCCTATTCAAGGCCACCGGCCTTGCCATACAGGATGTGGGAACAGCCTTCAGGGTATACAAGCTGGCCAAGGATAGGGGGATAGGGAGAGAGATCTAG
- a CDS encoding C_GCAxxG_C_C family protein has protein sequence MSIDYERVREIRRKAHENDRYSGCSQSVLLALQEGLGIGDLESFKAATVLSGGVARRGETCGALIGGLMALGLVCGRERMEDTERYVKAVELADGVCREFQLRLEREFGFKEPLRSTLCGEIQSKIYGRSFNLRDKADREAFLAAGGHGDNGCLKVCGIAAEVAAESLLNLKDGKPN, from the coding sequence ATGTCCATCGATTATGAGAGAGTGAGGGAGATCAGGCGTAAAGCCCATGAGAATGACCGCTACAGCGGGTGCTCCCAGAGCGTCCTCCTAGCCCTTCAGGAGGGCTTGGGGATAGGAGACCTCGAGTCCTTCAAGGCAGCCACCGTCCTCTCCGGAGGTGTTGCGAGGAGGGGGGAGACCTGCGGGGCCCTCATCGGGGGCCTGATGGCTCTGGGTCTGGTCTGTGGAAGGGAGAGGATGGAGGACACTGAAAGATACGTGAAGGCTGTGGAGCTGGCGGATGGGGTATGCAGGGAGTTCCAGCTGAGGCTTGAGAGGGAGTTCGGCTTCAAGGAGCCCTTGAGATCGACCCTCTGCGGGGAGATACAGAGCAAGATCTACGGCCGTTCCTTCAACTTAAGAGATAAGGCAGATAGAGAGGCCTTTCTAGCAGCTGGTGGACATGGAGATAATGGTTGCCTTAAGGTCTGTGGAATAGCGGCTGAAGTGGCGGCGGAGTCGCTTCTAAACCTTAAAGATGGGAAACCAAACTAG
- a CDS encoding ATP/GTP-binding protein has product MNIIFILGTAGSGKSELTGSFTSWLEQQGEDVISVNLDPGAITLPYSPSVSVRDYVKVEEVMEEYSLGPNGGLMLACDMVVDVIDEIYREIQEFVPEVVLIDTPGQMELFAFRDTGARIAERLAEESKAIIYLFDSVFCRDPLNYVMNMFIASAINTRFLLPQVSALSKADLLSEEEIEGITGWGEDPLLLEAAIDSRLEGVDRILSQDMMDIINRLGLEFNPIPISSRTYEGFSWLYSELARILTRGERFTQ; this is encoded by the coding sequence TTGAACATCATATTCATACTTGGAACCGCGGGCTCCGGTAAATCCGAACTCACGGGCTCCTTCACGAGCTGGCTTGAGCAGCAGGGGGAGGACGTCATCTCGGTTAACTTGGATCCGGGAGCCATCACCCTACCTTACTCTCCGAGCGTCAGCGTCAGGGACTATGTTAAGGTTGAGGAGGTTATGGAGGAGTACTCTTTAGGGCCTAACGGCGGATTAATGCTGGCCTGCGACATGGTTGTAGACGTTATCGATGAGATATACAGGGAGATCCAGGAGTTCGTGCCCGAGGTCGTCCTCATAGATACCCCTGGCCAGATGGAGCTCTTCGCCTTTAGGGATACCGGCGCGAGGATTGCTGAGAGGCTTGCTGAGGAATCTAAGGCCATAATATACCTCTTCGACTCAGTCTTCTGCCGAGACCCTCTGAACTACGTGATGAACATGTTCATAGCCTCGGCAATCAACACCCGCTTCCTCCTACCCCAGGTCTCAGCCCTATCAAAGGCTGACCTCCTCTCCGAGGAGGAGATCGAAGGGATAACGGGGTGGGGGGAAGACCCCTTGCTCCTAGAGGCTGCCATAGACTCGAGGCTGGAGGGGGTTGACAGGATCCTAAGTCAGGATATGATGGATATAATCAACAGGCTTGGCCTCGAGTTCAATCCTATTCCCATATCATCGAGAACTTATGAGGGGTTCAGCTGGCTATACTCTGAACTAGCGAGGATTCTAACTCGCGGGGAGAGGTTCACCCAGTGA